Proteins encoded by one window of Anas platyrhynchos isolate ZD024472 breed Pekin duck chromosome 14, IASCAAS_PekinDuck_T2T, whole genome shotgun sequence:
- the LOC119718328 gene encoding protocadherin alpha-2-like gives MQKKAFKQETSRKASKRENGGEAKQDRDRKGSKQGLEASQCAGSCLGLCWGGCRRRVRGVSREWRGCPVPRGGVGVAVVLSAAGASEASEHTVSLQAQERRGSGGRAAPPRGGGKGGCARGGSGAGRAGERRRRRWEPCGARAAAAAMVVCVRAVVRVLVLQAAWALGGGQVRYSVPEEAKGGTVVGRLAQDLGLEAGEAEARRLRLVAQGRRASVEVSGASGALVVSSRLDREELCGKSAPCALRLEVLLERPLRVFHVEVEVTDINDNAPLFPAATKNLSIAELSLPGSRFPLEGASDADIGANAQLSYTLSPSEHFALDMKSSDENMKSLFLVLTKGLDRESLAEHRLVLTASDGGRPSLTGTVELLVSVLDANDNAPQFNQSVYKVRLPENAAEGTLVTRVGATDPDEGINQDFSFSIVSSLPAAQRDVFGIDPRTGEIRIVGSLDFEEVRLYELQIEARDMGVPPLSGHCGVMLEVLDVNDNAPEVWVTSLSVPVPEDASVGTVVALLSVSDRDSGANGRVRCAVWPPAPFGLVATFAGSYSLVLREALDRERVSEYEVEVRAEDGGAPPLRASRGLRVPVSDVNDNAPAFAQAVYTVLARENNAAGAELARLWARDPDEAGNGRVSYSVAEGGAGAGSGWRPASSYVSVDAESGRLWALRPLDYEELQVLQFEVRAVDAGEPPLCGNATVQLFVVDENDNAPALLPPAGGGPGPWAAGEASASASAPGSLWAWAAWGAPAGQVVAKIRAVDADSGYNAWLRYELWEPRGKGPFRVGLYSGEVSTARALEEADGPRQRLLIVVRDHGEPSRSATATLSVSLVEGAEAALSAAAAGASSSGAGVRPAAGAEGGAAAATNVWLVVAICAVSSLFLLAVVLYGASRWAPRSAVLAGPGPATLVCASEVGSWSYSQRQSRSLCVADGAGKSDLMVFSPNCPPPPGPAAENASAEKGPSLSPYSSGTVGCPLFFYFFSLPVLVFCFPMAFHGT, from the coding sequence ATGCAGAAGAAAGCATTCAAGCAAGAAACTAGCAGGAAAGCAAGCAAGAGAGAGAATGGAGGAGAAGCAAAGCaggacagagacagaaaaggaagcaagCAAGGGCTGGAAGCCAGTCAGTGTGCGGGGAGCTGTCTCGGGCTGTGCTGGGGTGGGTGTCGGCGCCGTGTCCGTGGTGTGTCCCGCGAGTGGCGGGGCTGTCCTGTCCCGCGCGGCGGTGTCGGTGTCGCTGTCGTGCTGTCGGCGGCGGGCGCGAGTGAGGCGTCGGAGCACACGGTGTCGCTGCAGGCTCAGGAACGGCGCGGGAGCGGCGGGAGGGCGGCTCCGCCCCGGGGCGGCGGGAAGGGCGGCTGTGCGCGCGGGGggagcggcgcggggcgggcaggagagcggcggcggcggcgttgGGAGCCGTGCGgggcgcgggcggcggcggcggccatgGTGGTGTGCGTGCGGGCCGTGGTgcgggtgctggtgctgcaggcgGCCTGGGCGCTGGGCGGCGGGCAGGTGCGCTACTCGGTGCCGGAGGAAGCCAAGGGCGGCACGGTGGTGGGGCGGCTGGCGCAGGACCTGGGCCTGGAGGCGGGCGAGGCGGAGGCGCGGCGGCTGCGGCTGGTGGCGCAGGGCCGGCGGGCGAGCGTGGAGGTGAGCGGGGCGAGCGGGGCGCTGGTGGTGAGCTCGCGGCTGGACCGGGAGGAGCTGTGCGGGAAGAGCGCGCCCTGCGCCCTGCGCCTGGAAGTGCTGCTGGAGCGGCCGCTGCGCGTCTTCCACGTGGAAGTGGAGGTCACCGACATCAACGACAATGCCCCGCTCTTCCCGGCCGCCACCAAAAACCTCAGCATCGCGGAATTGTCGTTGCCGGGATCCCGCTTCCCGCTGGAGGGCGCGTCGGATGCGGATATCGGAGCCAACGCGCAGCTCTCCTATACCCTCAGCCCCAGCGAGCACTTCGCTCTGGATATGAAATCGTCAGATGAAAATATGAAGTCGCTGTTCCTGGTGCTGACGAAAGGTTTGGACCGCGAGTCGTTGGCCGAGCACCGTCTGGTGCTGACGGCGAGTGACGGGGGCAGGCCGTCGCTGACGGGCACGGTGGAGCTGTTGGTGTCGGTGCTGGATGCGAACGACAACGCGCCCCAGTTCAACCAGTCGGTGTATAAAGTGCGGCTGCCGGAGAACGCGGCAGAGGGAACATTAGTGACTCGGGTGGGCGCTACCGACCCGGACGAAGGAATTAATCAGGATTTCTCGTTCAGCATCGTCAGTTCACTTCCTGCTGCCCAGAGAGATGTCTTCGGCATTGATCCGAGGACGGGAGAGATTCGAATCGTAGGTTCCCTGGACTTTGAAGAAGTGCGATTATACGAGTTACAAATCGAAGCGAGAGACATGGGCGTTCCGCCTTTATCAGGGCACTGCGGCGTGATGCTAGAGGTGTTGGACGTGAACGACAACGCGCCCGAGGTGTGGGTGACGTCGCTGTCGGTGCCGGTGCCCGAGGACGCGTCGGTGGGGACGGTGGTGGCGCTGCTGAGCGTGTCGGACCGGGACTCGGGGGCGAACGGGCGGGTGCGCTGCGCGGTGTGGCCGCCGGCGCCGTTCGGGCTGGTGGCGACGTTCGCGGGCTCGTACTCGCTGGTGCTGCGGGAGGCGCTGGACCGGGAGCGGGTGTCGGAGTACGAGGTGGAGGTGCGGGCGGAGGACGGCGGGGCGCCGCCGCTGCGCGCCAGCCGCGGGCTGCGGGTGCCGGTGTCGGACGTGAACGACAACGCGCCGGCGTTCGCGCAGGCCGTGTACACGGTGCTGGCGCGGGAGAACAACGCGGCGGGCGCGGAGCTGGCGCGGCTGTGGGCGCGGGACCCGGACGAGGCGGGCAACGGGCGCGTGAGCTACTCGGTGGCGGAGGGCGGCGCGGGCGCGGGGTCGGGGTGGCGTCCGGCGTCGAGCTACGTGTCGGTGGACGCGGAGAGCGGGCGTCTGTGGGCGCTGCGTCCCCTGGACTACgaggagctgcaggtgctgcagttCGAGGTGCGTGCGGTGGACGCGGGCGAGCCGCCGCTGTGCGGCAACGCCACGGTGCAGCTGTTCGTGGTGGACGAGAACGACAACGCGCCGGCGCTGCTGCCGCCTGCCGGCGGCGGGCCGGGGCCCTGGGCTGCGGGCGAGGCGTCGGCGTCGGCGTCGGCGCCGGGGTCGCTGTGGGCGTGGGCGGCGTGGGGGGCGCCGGCGGGGCAGGTGGTGGCGAAGATCCGCGCGGTGGACGCGGACTCGGGCTACAACGCGTGGCTGCGCTACGAGCTGTGGGAGCCGCGGGGCAAGGGCCCGTTCCGCGTGGGGCTGTACAGCGGCGAGGTGAGCACGGCGCGGGCGCTGGAGGAGGCGGACGGCCCGCGGCAGAGGCTGCTGATCGTGGTGCGGGACCACGGGGAGCCGTCGCGCTCGGCCACGGCCACGCTGAGCGTGTCGCTGGTGGAGGGCGCCGAGGCGGCGCtgtcggcggcggcggcgggggcgtcGTCGTCGGGGGCGGGTGTGCGGCCGGCGGCGGGCGCGGagggcggcgcggcggcggcgacgAACGTGTGGCTGGTGGTGGCCATCTGCGCGGTGTCGAGCCTGTTCCTGCTGGCGGTGGTGCTGTACGGGGCGTCGCGCTGGGCGCCGCGGTCGGCCGTGCTGGCGGGGCCCGGGCCGGCCACGCTGGTGTGCGCCAGCGAGGTGGGCAGCTGGTCGTACTCGCAGCGCCAGAGCCGGAGCCTGTGCGTGGCGGACGGCGCGGGCAAGAGCGACCTGATGGTTTTCAGCCCCAactgcccgccgccgcccggccccgcggcagAAAACGCTTCTGCCGAGAAGGGACCTTCGCTCTCCCCATACTCTTCGGGCACGGTAGGTTGCcccttgtttttttattttttttctttaccagttcttgtgttttgttttccgaTGGCATTTCACGGTACGTAG